Genomic window (Vampirovibrionales bacterium):
TGACAGGCGCTGAGAAGAGCGTTCATCGCCGTCCTGACGGCTTAAAGTTTTGAGGACAGGGGTCGATGAGAAGTATGCGGGCCTGACCCTTTCAGGCGCGTCCGTTCCCAGCTTACGAGGGGGCTTCCCCATGGGTTTTGCCGCCAGCCAGGCGCGCTATTTGATGCTGACCGCCCGCAAGAGCGATCTCGAACTGACGGGCCAGCAGATTAATCAGGCGCGGATGCAGCTGGCCAATATTACCGGGCGTCTGTTCGCCATTACCGCCAATCTGGAGCCTGATTCGCCGCAATCTATGCAACTTCAGGCGCGAATCGCTTCGCTTCAATCGATGGACAAGGCCTTAGAGCTGCAACTTCGGCGCGTCGACACCCAGCGCGAATCGGTAATGACCGAAATTGACGCCGTTCGCAAGGTCATCGGCAAAAATATCGAAAGCACGTTCAAAACGTTCGCTTAACTCGCCTGCGTCTCGAGCGCAGGGGACGTCGCAGGCCGCAAACGGCGCCAGACGAACGGAAAAACGGGCGCGGCGCTCAAGAGCAGGAAATTCAGCACATGGGCCTGCCCCAGAAACGTCAGGCCAAATAGCTGGGCACCCGCGAGCGTCAGCGTCAAACGACGCAATTCATCACGCGGCGACAGAAAGAACGCCAAGGGAAGAAACATTCCCAAATACCACGCATAGAACTTGGCGCTTGCCAAGCCAACCGCCACGAGCATCGTCAATAACGATTCCATCGCGAAACGACGGGCCGCCTGAAGCGTTTCCGCGCCTCGAAGGTCTTTCCAGGCAAGCGAGAGACGCCAACCGTAAAATCCGGCAAACGCGAGGACGAGAACAGCTTTCAGGCTCGCTTTCACCATTTCGCGGGCGTCTTGCCATGCGGGAATCCAGCCGGCTAAGACTTTATACAGGGTAAAAATTACAGAATGCAGCGAATTATGGCTGATAGAGGCGTTGACGCCCATTTCTCCCCAAGGGAAGCGAGGCAGATCGATCACATACGGCGACGCGATGGCCAATGCAAGCAGAAATCCCAGCAGGACGCCTTTTAAAGCCTCGCGCCAACCGCCATGGCGAATGATGACCATCAAGGCAAAGGGAATCGCCAGAATGGCCGAGTATTTGATGAGCGTCGCCGCCACCAGACACGGAAGCGTCAAAAGCCGCCAGCCACGAACCAGCGTAAAAGCGGCCAGCGTCAGGAAAAACGCCATCAAAATATCGTTATGACCGTTGGCCAGATGATGCAGCAAGATCAGCGGGTTTGCGAGATATAAATAGGAGGCGCGTTCAGGAGCCGCATCGCCCAGACGTCGCGCCGAAAGCCATATCAGCAGGCCAATCGCCAGATGCGCCAGTAAATTAGCGCTCTTAAACAGCGTCGTTGTGATATTTAAATGACCTGCGCCAGCGTAACACAACGCTTTGGCCGTCAGAGCGAAAAGAAAGCCATAAGGACACGGGTTGTTCACCCAGTGATTGGTGAACATCGGGTCGCGCGTCCAACCCGCAATCTGATCGACCGTCCAGACATACGGATTGGCGTGATAAGCAACCTGTTGCCAGCCGCGATTCACGTAGCCGTAGAGATCCGTCGAATGAAAGGGCTGAATAGCCGTCGCCGCCAAGGCCACCAGAGCGACGCTGATGACGAGAAAATGCGTCTGGAAGCGCCCCGACGCCTTGAGGGCCTGATAGCCCGCAACATACAGCCCCAGCAAGGCAATAATGACGGGCCAGATAAACAACTCGCGCGCCAAACGCGTCTGATGATGCGCATCCGCCCCATAAAAGCAAAGCATCGCGCCATAGACCAGCGCCGAAGCCAGCATAATCCACAGAAAGCGTTGCGGGGGCGATTGTAAAAAAGCAGGGAGTCGAAGGGTCATCATCAAGGTCCATTTTATGACGCAATCCTGAGAAGAGCCAGCGGCGCGTGTTTTCAGCGAGCAGGCAATAGCGGTAGAATATGAGAAGGGTCGCCGCCTGCGCCCCGGACGAGGAAGCGCTTCTATGCATTCGCCTTCTTACCAGCAATCTGCCCATTGCCCAGCCTCAGACGCGGATGATTGGCGACCGCGCGCGCGCACGATGGCCGCAGGCATTCGCCGTCGGGTACTCGCTCATGTGATTGCCCACAATGGCGGTTATCTGAGTCAGGCATGCTCCAGCGCAGAGATTTTCGCGGCGCTTTACAGCCGCTTACTGCATTTAGGGCCCCTCAATAGCCCCTTGATGCCACCGGCGTTTACAGGGGTTCCCCAGCAGACGGCAAACCATGCGAGCGGAGCCGTCTTCCATGGCGAACGCGGGCCGGATCGCGATCGGTTTTTCATGTCGCCTGCCCAATACGCCCTGATTCTATACGCGGCGCTGGTCGAGGCCGAACGCATGGACCCACAGGGACTGGCGCAATTTAATCAGGACGGCGCCACTGTGGAAATGATCGGGGCGGAGCATTCTCCGGGAATGGAAGCGATGACCGGCTCGCTGGGTCAAGGGTTGAGTCAGGCGGCAGGCGTCGCCTTCGCTCGCCAGCGAAAAGGCGAAACAGGGCGCGTCTGGACGCTATTGTCTGACGGTGAACTGCAATGCGGCCAGACATGGGAAGCGCTTCAGACCATGGCATTTTTAAAGCTGGACGCCATGCGGGTGATTATTGACGCCAATGGCCAGCAGTGTGACGGACGAGTGCAAACGGTTATGCCAATCGAGCCTCTTGCCGAGCGTCTCAGCGCATTTGGCGCGCAAGTGGCCGAAGTCGACGGCCATGATCTCGACGCATTGGCTGAAGCCGCTCTGTCTCCCTGCGACGGAAAGCCGTTGGTGATTGTTGCGCGGACGGATCCCACGCGTGATTTGCCTTTACTGGAAGCGCGCGCGCCGAAGCTGCATTACATTCGCTTCTCAGATGACGCTGAACGTCAGCGCTACGCACAGATTCTGGCGCAATGGGAGGCGGCGTCATGACCGAGCGCCTGTCGCGCGTTCATGCGCGTAATTTGGTCGCATGGGCTGAAAACAGGCCGGACGCCCTTGTTTTGTCCGCCGATCTCACCAGTTCTTGCGAAGCCGACGCCTTCGCACAGGCCTATCCCGATCGTTTTCTCTCCTTCGGCGTCGCCGAACAGAACATGATGAGCTTTGCAGGCGGGCTTGCGCGGGAAGGATTTACGCCGCTCGTTCACACGTTTGCCGTGTTTCTGTATCGGCGGGCTTACGACCAGCTCGCGATGTCGATCGCGTATCCGCATCTCAACGTAAAGCTATTTGGCTTCCTTCCTGGCATCACCACGCCGGGCGGAGCGACGCATCAGGCGATTGAGGATGTTGCAATTCTGTCTGCCCTCCCCAATATGACCATTCTGGAATGCGCTGACGCCAGCGACGTGGAATCTGCGCTCGATGCCGCCGATAGCGTGGATGGCCCCGTCTATATTCGAATGCTGCGCGGAGAGCTGCCGCGATTGTTCTCGACCCCCATGCGCTTAGGCGAATGTCGCCTATCTTGCGAAGATACGCAGGCAGATCTGCTGATTGTCTCCAGCGGAGCATGCGTGGAAGAAGCCCTGCGCGCCGCGCCCGCGTTGCGCCGCAGCGGCGTCAGCCTGATTCATGCGCACGTCAGTACGCTGAAGCCTTTTCCATCGCAACCTATTTTAGAGCTGGCCGCGCGCGCGCGTTTAGGCGTAATCAGCCTGGAAAATCACAGCATCGTCGGCGGCCTGGGATCAAGAATCGCAGAAACGCTGGCGGAAGCCGGATTATCTCGTAAATTGACGCGGCTTGGATTACGCGATACGTTCGCCCATGGGGGATCCAAATCCTACTTAATGGCCGCCTACGGCCTCGACGCCATGGCGTTGGTCCGCGCAGCGCAGGCGCATATGGGGGCTTCATTGGATATTGGCCCGGACGATTTAGCCGCCGTCGTGATAGAGCCGGTTCATAGCGCCGCAAAAGCAGAAGCGTTATAAAGCCTTAAGGGAGCGCCGGTTCAGGGGCAGGAAAAACCTGTTTAACGCCGTAAAGACTGTCGCGCTCAACGGGAATCTTGCCAGCGCGCCAGATCAGCGTCATCAGGGCTTCGCGCGTCAGGGCCTGGGGCGCATCGGAACCGGCGGCGTGGGCAATTTTCTCTTGCGAGACGGTGCCGTCCAAATCATCCACCCCAAAACTCAAACTCACTTGTGAGAGCTTTTCGCCGATATGAATCCAGAACGACTTGATATGCGGGACGTTATCCAACAGCAGACGGCTCACGGCGAAGTTTTTGAGATTTTCGACCCCGGTAAGCGCATGGCGCGGGTCAATCTGGTTATTGTCGTAATAGCAGTTGAGCGGGATAAAGGACATAAACCCGCCGGAGCGATCCTGCTGAGCGCGAATACTGAGCATGTGCTCAACCCGCTCCTGGGGCGTTTCACCCAGTCCCGCCAAAAGCGTTGCATTGGTGCGAATTCCCAGCCCATGAGCGGTTTCGTGTACTGACAACCATTCCTCCGCCGTGATTTTATCGGCGCATACGTCTTTGCGCACGCGCTCGGCGAACACTTCCGCGCCGCCGCCGGGCATCGACTTTAAACCAACCGCCTGCAACTCGCGTAGCGCCGTTTCATGCGACACGCCCGCCAGTTGCGACAGGTAATGAATTTCAACGGCCGTCAGCCCCTTGATATGAACATGCGGAAAACGCTGTGACAATGCGCGAAACAGCGACACGTAGTAATCCAGACCTTGTTTCTCGTAAAGGCCGGACACAATATGAAACTCCGCCAGATGCTCGCGTTCAGGATAGGCCTCGACAGAGGCCACGATGTCATCGACGCTGAGGACATAGGCATGCGGCGAACCCGGCCCTTTTTTGAAGGAGCAGAAGCGACAGTGCGCCTCGCAAATATTGGTTGGGTTGATATGGAAGTTATGGGCCCAGTAGACGTAATCGCGGGTGTTTTCCGGGGTTCGCAGCGCCCGGGCGGTATCGGCCAGAATACCAATGGCAATCAAATCGGCGTCATCGTAGACGCGCATGCCGTCTTCTCCGGTGAGACGCTCGCCGTGCAGAACCTTGTCATAAATAGCAGCTAATGCGCTGCCCGAACGACGCATGTAAGCGTCGCGAACATCAGACGGGGCGGCAATCGTGGCCATCGGGCCTCCTTCGCGTAAATGTGCCGAATACCGGTATCTTATCCAAAAAGCCTTTTACGCGTCTAGGCCGTTGGTCGACGGCCATCGACTCATAAGCCCAGGCTCAACAGGCAAATCGATTTAGCGTCCACGATCAGGCGCTGGTCAATGGCCTCGCGGACCTGTGCTGGCGTGAGAATCAGAGGGCGGAGGTATTCTTCATCGTCGCCGGTTGCAACGTGATCGAGCGGTTTAAGACCGGTCGCACGAAATAGCCACAGGCGCTCGTTACAGAAGCCGGGAGACGTATAGATAAACGTGATTTCATCCATTTTTTCGGCGCAATAGCCGGTTTCTTCCGCCAATTCGCGATATGCGCCTTCCAGGGGCGTCTCTCCCGGATCCAGTTTGCCAGCGGGCAATTCGATTAGCGCGTGACCCAAGGCGTAACGAAACTGGCGAATCATCACGACGCAACCGTCGTCGAGAATCGGCAGCATCACCATCCCGCCGGGATGTTCCAGCACATCGCGCGGGCGAATAGCGCCATCGGGCAAGCGCGCCTGATCTTCACGCATGGTCACGACCCGCCCCCGACAACGAACGGTGGAAGAAACGCGCGTTTCCGTCGGTCCTTGCTCTAACAGCTTGCGAACGTCCGCCATCGAATGGGGTCGAATGGCTATCTGTCGCAACTCAGAAGGGTTCACGGGCAAAATCCTCCCAAATGGCCAATAACAGGCGA
Coding sequences:
- a CDS encoding NUDIX hydrolase; protein product: MNPSELRQIAIRPHSMADVRKLLEQGPTETRVSSTVRCRGRVVTMREDQARLPDGAIRPRDVLEHPGGMVMLPILDDGCVVMIRQFRYALGHALIELPAGKLDPGETPLEGAYRELAEETGYCAEKMDEITFIYTSPGFCNERLWLFRATGLKPLDHVATGDDEEYLRPLILTPAQVREAIDQRLIVDAKSICLLSLGL
- a CDS encoding CofH family radical SAM protein, coding for MRRSGSALAAIYDKVLHGERLTGEDGMRVYDDADLIAIGILADTARALRTPENTRDYVYWAHNFHINPTNICEAHCRFCSFKKGPGSPHAYVLSVDDIVASVEAYPEREHLAEFHIVSGLYEKQGLDYYVSLFRALSQRFPHVHIKGLTAVEIHYLSQLAGVSHETALRELQAVGLKSMPGGGAEVFAERVRKDVCADKITAEEWLSVHETAHGLGIRTNATLLAGLGETPQERVEHMLSIRAQQDRSGGFMSFIPLNCYYDNNQIDPRHALTGVENLKNFAVSRLLLDNVPHIKSFWIHIGEKLSQVSLSFGVDDLDGTVSQEKIAHAAGSDAPQALTREALMTLIWRAGKIPVERDSLYGVKQVFPAPEPALP
- a CDS encoding transketolase, with product MHSPSYQQSAHCPASDADDWRPRARTMAAGIRRRVLAHVIAHNGGYLSQACSSAEIFAALYSRLLHLGPLNSPLMPPAFTGVPQQTANHASGAVFHGERGPDRDRFFMSPAQYALILYAALVEAERMDPQGLAQFNQDGATVEMIGAEHSPGMEAMTGSLGQGLSQAAGVAFARQRKGETGRVWTLLSDGELQCGQTWEALQTMAFLKLDAMRVIIDANGQQCDGRVQTVMPIEPLAERLSAFGAQVAEVDGHDLDALAEAALSPCDGKPLVIVARTDPTRDLPLLEARAPKLHYIRFSDDAERQRYAQILAQWEAAS
- a CDS encoding transketolase; the encoded protein is MTERLSRVHARNLVAWAENRPDALVLSADLTSSCEADAFAQAYPDRFLSFGVAEQNMMSFAGGLAREGFTPLVHTFAVFLYRRAYDQLAMSIAYPHLNVKLFGFLPGITTPGGATHQAIEDVAILSALPNMTILECADASDVESALDAADSVDGPVYIRMLRGELPRLFSTPMRLGECRLSCEDTQADLLIVSSGACVEEALRAAPALRRSGVSLIHAHVSTLKPFPSQPILELAARARLGVISLENHSIVGGLGSRIAETLAEAGLSRKLTRLGLRDTFAHGGSKSYLMAAYGLDAMALVRAAQAHMGASLDIGPDDLAAVVIEPVHSAAKAEAL